From the genome of Gloeocapsa sp. PCC 73106, one region includes:
- the upp gene encoding uracil phosphoribosyltransferase, translating to MTLQLRVYVPEHPLIKHWLGVARDLDTPPVLFKTAMNELGRWLTYEATRYWLPTLETTVTTPLTDCPATFIDPQVPIALVPILRAGLTLLEGAQGLLPLASTYHLGLVRDEETLLSSCYLNKLPASFRSDTRVIIFEPMLATGGSIMTAMEEITSRGADSSLIRVISVVSAPPALQSLNKAYPSLQVYTATIDEGLNSHGYIVPGLGDAGDRSFGT from the coding sequence ATGACTTTGCAACTAAGGGTTTATGTACCCGAACATCCACTCATTAAACATTGGTTGGGGGTAGCTAGGGATCTCGATACTCCCCCAGTGTTATTCAAAACCGCCATGAATGAGTTGGGACGCTGGTTAACTTACGAGGCTACTCGCTACTGGCTACCTACCCTGGAAACGACGGTAACAACTCCCCTGACTGATTGTCCGGCAACTTTTATCGATCCTCAAGTTCCTATCGCCCTGGTACCCATTTTAAGGGCCGGTTTAACCCTTTTAGAAGGCGCTCAAGGTTTATTACCCTTGGCTTCTACCTATCATTTGGGTTTGGTGCGAGATGAGGAAACCCTACTTAGTAGTTGTTATCTCAATAAGTTACCTGCTTCCTTTAGGAGTGACACTAGGGTAATAATTTTTGAGCCGATGCTAGCCACAGGAGGCTCTATTATGACCGCTATGGAGGAAATTACCAGTCGCGGTGCTGATTCGAGTCTCATTCGGGTTATTTCTGTAGTTAGCGCTCCACCAGCTCTACAAAGTCTCAATAAAGCCTACCCCAGTTTACAAGTCTACACAGCCACGATCGATGAAGGGCTCAATAGTCATGGCTACATCGTTCCAGGTTTGGGAGACGCAGGCGATCGCTCCTTTGGTACTTGA
- a CDS encoding RRXRR domain-containing protein — MPTLPSRARRWIKEGKALLSISMDTNGKERLT, encoded by the coding sequence ATGCCGACCTTACCTAGTCGCGCCAGACGATGGATTAAAGAAGGGAAAGCCCTACTATCAATTTCCATGGACACCAATGGCAAGGAAAGGTTAACGTAA
- the efp gene encoding elongation factor P: protein MISSNDFRSGVTIEIDGSVWRVVEFLHVKPGKGSAFVRTKLKNVQSGSVVERTFRAGETVPQATLEKRTMQHTYKDAEQYVFMDMESFEETPLNANQIGDRVKYITEGMEVNILFWNGQVLEVDLPTSVVLTVTETDPGVKGDTATGGTKPAIVETGAQIMVPLFISIGERIKIDTRNDTYLGRE, encoded by the coding sequence ATGATTTCTAGTAACGATTTTCGCAGCGGTGTAACCATTGAAATAGATGGATCAGTTTGGCGGGTGGTGGAGTTTCTTCACGTTAAACCCGGTAAAGGGTCAGCCTTTGTGCGTACCAAACTGAAAAATGTACAATCAGGAAGCGTAGTTGAACGCACTTTCCGCGCTGGGGAAACTGTCCCCCAAGCAACTCTGGAAAAACGGACAATGCAACATACCTACAAAGATGCAGAACAATACGTCTTTATGGATATGGAGAGTTTTGAAGAAACTCCTCTTAACGCTAACCAAATAGGCGATCGCGTTAAATACATAACCGAAGGAATGGAAGTTAACATCTTGTTCTGGAATGGACAGGTACTAGAAGTAGACCTACCTACTTCAGTAGTATTAACTGTGACAGAGACCGATCCTGGTGTCAAAGGAGATACAGCTACAGGAGGAACTAAACCAGCTATTGTAGAAACAGGTGCTCAAATCATGGTTCCCCTATTTATTTCTATAGGAGAACGCATTAAGATTGATACTCGTAATGATACGTATCTTGGTAGAGAATAA
- a CDS encoding MFS transporter → MNLSFTQRLNQAQLTRPMWLLWLLGAGLIALDGFDFFIIGVAIPFIERDFGINAAQIGALAVAALAGSLVGSLTLGPITDRVGRQLMLVVDIGIFLVASAGAVLAWNIESLIAFRFLVGIAIGADYPISVSYITENVPERLRGSMVIGAFSFQAVGALLGALTGIAVIWSFGQIYSDPEPFWGYAWRWMLGIGLLLAIVVAILRFQFLLESPSYYIARGEYEEASDAASTLLGEKVVITPESDPPSSQPRLSYSALFAKEYRRRTLLASVPWFLQDIATYGIGIFTPIIIATLAFAGETDFTKQAMNSSFGAAFVDLFLILGFILAIALVDKVGRIRLQIIGFLGMATGLVLLAIAGDPNLVGNVNLAIVFAGFIIFNLLMNMGPNSTTFLLAGELFPTSIRASGAGLAGAIAKAGAILGAYTLPILREFLGVPNLMFILSGICILAAALTYVLRIETKARE, encoded by the coding sequence ATGAACCTATCTTTTACACAGAGACTAAATCAAGCTCAACTGACGCGTCCCATGTGGCTACTGTGGTTGCTGGGTGCTGGATTAATCGCTCTCGATGGCTTTGATTTTTTTATCATTGGGGTGGCTATACCCTTTATTGAGCGGGATTTTGGCATCAATGCAGCGCAAATAGGGGCTTTAGCTGTAGCGGCTTTAGCGGGTTCTTTGGTGGGATCTTTGACTCTCGGCCCAATTACCGATCGCGTTGGGCGTCAATTGATGCTAGTAGTAGATATCGGGATATTTCTAGTGGCTTCAGCAGGCGCGGTTTTAGCCTGGAATATAGAGTCTTTAATCGCTTTTCGCTTTTTGGTAGGAATTGCGATCGGCGCTGATTACCCGATTAGTGTATCGTACATCACTGAAAATGTGCCCGAACGACTGCGAGGTTCTATGGTGATTGGGGCTTTTAGCTTTCAAGCTGTGGGAGCTTTGCTAGGGGCTTTGACGGGAATCGCCGTGATCTGGTCTTTTGGACAAATCTACAGCGATCCAGAACCGTTTTGGGGTTACGCTTGGCGCTGGATGTTGGGAATAGGGCTGTTATTGGCGATAGTTGTGGCGATTTTACGATTTCAGTTTTTATTGGAAAGTCCTAGTTATTATATTGCGCGCGGCGAATATGAGGAGGCTTCTGATGCGGCTTCGACGCTATTAGGGGAGAAGGTAGTTATCACTCCAGAAAGCGATCCGCCGAGTTCACAACCTCGACTGAGTTATAGTGCTCTTTTTGCTAAGGAGTATAGACGTCGCACTCTGTTAGCTTCTGTTCCTTGGTTTTTGCAGGATATCGCTACTTACGGTATTGGCATCTTTACGCCGATTATTATCGCTACTCTGGCTTTTGCTGGGGAAACAGATTTTACTAAACAAGCGATGAATTCGTCTTTTGGGGCGGCTTTTGTGGATTTGTTTCTGATTCTGGGGTTTATTTTAGCGATCGCTCTAGTTGATAAGGTAGGACGTATTCGTCTACAGATTATCGGGTTTCTGGGTATGGCGACAGGTTTGGTATTATTGGCGATCGCAGGAGATCCTAATCTGGTGGGTAATGTCAATCTTGCTATTGTTTTCGCCGGGTTTATAATTTTTAATCTCTTGATGAATATGGGACCCAACTCTACTACTTTTCTCTTGGCTGGAGAGTTGTTTCCCACCTCAATTAGGGCTAGTGGTGCAGGTTTAGCAGGGGCGATCGCCAAGGCTGGGGCGATACTGGGGGCTTAT
- the accB gene encoding acetyl-CoA carboxylase biotin carboxyl carrier protein — MSIDYQQLRELLSAIAQTNITELNLKSKDFELNVRQGSRQLATNNLTEIISATAPILSSPPTVVDSAPASTVEKEKNWVAITSPMVGTFYRAPAPTETSYVELNDRITVGQTVCIIEAMKLMNEIESEVSGQVMEIVVENGQPVEYGATLMWIKAG, encoded by the coding sequence GTGTCAATAGATTATCAGCAACTCCGTGAATTATTAAGCGCGATCGCCCAAACAAATATTACCGAACTTAACCTTAAAAGCAAAGACTTTGAGTTAAACGTTCGCCAAGGTTCTCGTCAACTTGCCACCAACAATCTCACCGAAATCATTTCGGCTACCGCGCCTATACTCTCATCTCCCCCTACCGTAGTAGACTCCGCCCCTGCATCTACAGTAGAAAAAGAAAAAAATTGGGTGGCAATAACTTCACCAATGGTAGGAACATTCTACCGTGCTCCTGCACCTACCGAAACTTCTTACGTTGAACTTAACGATCGCATTACGGTTGGTCAGACTGTTTGTATCATTGAAGCGATGAAGTTAATGAATGAAATAGAAAGCGAAGTATCAGGACAGGTTATGGAAATAGTTGTAGAAAACGGTCAACCAGTAGAGTATGGAGCAACTCTGATGTGGATCAAGGCTGGCTAA
- a CDS encoding GerMN domain-containing protein: MDSRQKGRRVSFGLIAGLSAALLAVGGGAAWWASKSLTISGSGVQPTITRYPTPPVITPHSLLTEKAQVYWLNSTSSDLALTAVPVTVEVDNQSSSQEILTSTLKLLLAGPGEESYTTTIPKHTELLALTVESDGIHLNLSQAFTQGGGSAEMTARLGQIIYTSTALDPQEKVWIEVEGQPLNFLGGEGLIINQPMTRADFEANFSLVQ; the protein is encoded by the coding sequence ATGGATAGTCGCCAAAAAGGTCGTCGCGTTTCTTTCGGTTTAATTGCAGGATTATCTGCAGCTCTTTTAGCAGTGGGTGGTGGAGCGGCTTGGTGGGCTTCTAAATCCTTGACTATCTCTGGTAGTGGGGTTCAACCCACGATAACTAGATATCCCACACCTCCAGTGATTACTCCCCACTCGCTCCTAACTGAAAAGGCACAAGTGTATTGGCTAAATAGTACTTCTTCTGATTTAGCTCTAACGGCTGTACCTGTCACTGTTGAGGTTGATAATCAAAGTTCCTCGCAAGAAATTCTTACTAGCACGCTAAAATTGTTATTAGCTGGGCCTGGAGAGGAAAGTTACACGACAACTATACCCAAACACACAGAATTATTGGCTTTAACCGTAGAATCGGATGGTATTCATCTCAATCTTTCTCAAGCCTTTACCCAGGGGGGAGGAAGCGCCGAAATGACCGCTCGTCTGGGTCAAATTATCTACACCTCCACCGCGTTGGATCCTCAGGAAAAGGTCTGGATTGAAGTAGAAGGACAACCCTTAAATTTTTTGGGAGGAGAAGGACTAATTATTAATCAGCCTATGACTCGCGCCGATTTTGAAGCCAATTTTAGCTTAGTTCAATAG
- the psaM gene encoding photosystem I reaction center subunit XII: MSLTDTQVYIALVVALIPAILAFRLSTELFK; this comes from the coding sequence ATGTCTTTAACAGATACTCAAGTTTACATCGCTTTGGTTGTGGCTCTGATTCCCGCAATTTTAGCTTTCCGTCTATCTACCGAGCTTTTCAAGTAG
- a CDS encoding bile acid:sodium symporter family protein: protein MENFLKIAIGLTLFGLKLSEGLNTTTKELTYLKTKPSLLRRSLLAVDVLVPLVAFAIVIIFQLPRGIAVAILLVAASPGSPLSSRKVFNKGGIFAYGASLHLIVLLLSVITTPITLKLFFAFDDFKIDVSLLGIVNQIMIAQLIPLGIGIFIHQKFPSLGEKIVKPITIIANLALIGIIFLILVITFKFVLQIDFSSLLAIVLVVASSLGIGHLFGGRNHERRHTLALVCASRNIGLAVFIASSNFPINAILPNLIPYLFFGAIVEAIYLKILNSGARSAGERVKGKG from the coding sequence ATGGAGAACTTCTTAAAAATTGCGATAGGGTTAACGTTATTTGGTCTGAAATTATCGGAAGGATTAAACACCACAACCAAAGAGTTGACTTATCTGAAAACTAAACCGAGTCTGTTGAGGCGATCGCTCTTAGCGGTTGATGTTTTGGTGCCCCTTGTTGCTTTTGCAATTGTCATCATATTTCAACTTCCTCGAGGAATTGCTGTAGCGATATTGCTCGTAGCTGCTTCACCAGGCTCACCTCTTAGTAGTAGAAAAGTATTTAATAAAGGAGGTATTTTTGCTTATGGTGCCAGCCTACATCTGATAGTGCTTCTGTTGTCTGTAATCACCACACCCATTACCCTAAAACTTTTTTTTGCCTTTGACGATTTTAAAATCGACGTTAGTCTATTGGGGATAGTCAATCAAATCATGATCGCTCAGTTGATTCCCTTAGGAATTGGCATTTTTATTCACCAAAAATTTCCTTCTTTAGGTGAGAAAATTGTCAAACCTATCACAATAATCGCTAATTTAGCATTAATCGGGATAATTTTCTTAATTTTAGTCATAACTTTTAAATTTGTTTTACAAATAGATTTTTCTTCCCTCTTGGCTATTGTGCTCGTAGTAGCTTCATCCCTTGGCATTGGTCACCTTTTCGGTGGTCGTAACCACGAACGACGCCATACCCTAGCCTTAGTATGTGCCAGTCGCAATATAGGTTTAGCTGTTTTTATAGCCAGTTCAAACTTTCCCATTAACGCAATCTTGCCTAATTTAATCCCCTACCTTTTCTTTGGGGCAATAGTTGAGGCTATTTATCTAAAAATACTTAATAGTGGAGCGCGTAGCGCAGGGGAAAGGGTAAAGGGGAAAGGGTAA
- a CDS encoding proton extrusion protein PcxA — protein MKFQDVVNNTRQWFADQPYRALDQAYQSVLIIKSLEEDHFSGQKISHNYNNYSESVLHYFDSEVKRHVNLAQSRLNQFQANRSALTPADVKNHDNYEVLEKIKLIDQYLKRYQENYPVAPGSETKIKPELESSSGKNAVIPRSFLTTLKRIQREIDPKSEKTEEEVLGKFRRSRYKTAVSIKFFMILIIVPLLTHQITKTFLIYPLVERYSGAHQEVLFINNDLQEEAFRDLSIYEEKLHFQQMIGLRPKMSEEELEKAIGIRALEIAREYESLGNNAIANIFADILSLVSFTIVLVFSQKEIAIVKSFINDIAYGLSDSAKAFLIILVTDIFVGFHSPHGWEVILEGIGRHFGLPENREFNFLFIATFPVILDTVLKYWIFRYLNRISPSAVATYRNMNE, from the coding sequence ATGAAATTTCAAGATGTTGTTAATAACACTAGACAATGGTTTGCCGATCAACCCTATCGCGCTTTAGATCAAGCTTATCAATCTGTTTTAATCATTAAATCTCTGGAGGAAGATCATTTTAGTGGTCAAAAAATATCTCATAACTATAATAATTATAGCGAGAGTGTCCTGCATTATTTTGACTCTGAGGTCAAGCGTCATGTAAATCTGGCTCAATCTCGACTTAATCAGTTTCAAGCTAATCGCTCCGCTTTAACTCCTGCTGATGTAAAAAATCATGATAACTATGAAGTTTTAGAAAAAATAAAGTTAATCGATCAATATCTAAAGCGTTATCAAGAAAATTATCCTGTAGCGCCTGGTTCTGAAACTAAAATTAAACCAGAATTGGAGTCGAGTTCTGGCAAAAATGCTGTTATACCTCGTTCTTTTTTAACAACTCTGAAAAGAATCCAACGAGAAATAGATCCTAAATCTGAGAAAACGGAAGAAGAAGTCTTGGGTAAATTCCGTCGCTCTCGTTATAAAACTGCTGTCTCAATCAAGTTTTTTATGATTTTAATTATTGTTCCTTTGTTGACTCACCAGATAACTAAAACTTTTTTAATTTACCCTCTAGTAGAAAGATATAGTGGAGCGCATCAAGAGGTACTTTTTATCAATAATGACCTTCAAGAAGAAGCTTTCCGAGATTTAAGTATTTACGAAGAAAAGCTACATTTTCAACAAATGATTGGCTTGAGACCGAAAATGTCAGAAGAAGAGCTAGAAAAAGCAATAGGGATAAGAGCACTGGAAATAGCTAGAGAATATGAGAGTTTGGGTAATAATGCGATCGCTAATATTTTTGCAGATATATTATCTCTTGTATCTTTTACTATAGTTCTGGTATTCAGTCAAAAAGAAATCGCGATTGTTAAATCTTTTATTAACGATATTGCCTACGGTTTAAGTGATTCAGCTAAGGCATTTTTAATTATTCTGGTAACGGATATTTTTGTGGGTTTTCACTCTCCTCACGGTTGGGAAGTAATCTTAGAAGGAATCGGTAGACATTTTGGTTTACCAGAAAATCGAGAGTTTAATTTCTTGTTCATTGCGACTTTTCCAGTTATTTTAGATACAGTGCTCAAATACTGGATCTTTCGCTATCTTAATCGCATTTCTCCCTCGGCGGTGGCAACCTATCGTAATATGAACGAGTAA
- a CDS encoding 3'(2'),5'-bisphosphate nucleotidase CysQ has translation MTTLTLDTTQLSQILTVAWGATDILRKYYRSDVAEQQEQDKDGPVTAADLACNHYILEELQKTYKAPEFGYLSEETYSKGETFPQPYVWIIDPLDGTRDFLDKTGEYAIHIALTQAGRPILAVVAVPEAEKIYYAVKDRGTYVETRDRQPTRIKVSQRQSISDLYLVVSRTHRDDRFQKLIDQLPFKGRNYVGSVGKKIATVLEQASDVYISLSGKSAPKDWDFAAPELILTEAGGKITYFDGSPLIYNKGDVNQWGGIMASNGPCHQELCSQAIALLEVIDAG, from the coding sequence GTGACTACTCTAACTCTGGATACAACGCAATTAAGTCAAATTTTGACAGTAGCTTGGGGCGCCACCGATATTTTACGCAAATATTACCGTAGCGATGTAGCTGAACAGCAAGAACAAGATAAGGATGGACCTGTGACAGCAGCTGATCTCGCTTGTAATCATTATATTCTAGAAGAGTTGCAAAAAACTTATAAAGCTCCAGAGTTTGGTTATCTCAGCGAAGAAACCTACAGCAAGGGTGAGACTTTTCCCCAGCCTTACGTTTGGATTATTGATCCTTTAGACGGTACCCGAGACTTCCTCGATAAAACCGGAGAATACGCCATCCATATCGCTTTGACTCAAGCAGGACGCCCCATTTTAGCGGTAGTTGCGGTCCCAGAAGCAGAAAAAATTTACTACGCTGTTAAAGATCGAGGAACTTACGTCGAAACCCGAGATCGTCAACCAACCCGGATCAAAGTATCCCAGCGCCAGTCTATCTCAGATCTTTATCTAGTAGTGAGTCGTACCCATCGAGACGATCGCTTTCAGAAATTAATCGACCAATTACCCTTTAAAGGGCGCAATTACGTGGGGAGTGTGGGCAAGAAGATAGCTACAGTCTTAGAACAAGCATCAGACGTTTATATCTCGCTTTCAGGAAAATCGGCGCCCAAAGATTGGGATTTTGCTGCACCCGAATTGATTTTGACCGAAGCAGGGGGTAAAATAACTTATTTTGATGGTTCACCCCTAATCTATAACAAGGGCGACGTGAATCAGTGGGGGGGAATTATGGCGAGTAATGGTCCCTGTCATCAGGAGTTATGCTCTCAAGCGATCGCACTTTTAGAGGTTATCGACGCAGGTTAA